The Seriola aureovittata isolate HTS-2021-v1 ecotype China chromosome 3, ASM2101889v1, whole genome shotgun sequence genome includes a region encoding these proteins:
- the tefm gene encoding transcription elongation factor, mitochondrial, translating into MWVARRFLSSVAQRRHYAGQFGLFRSPKHGSLPELELRYLQCTCCWRSRVPVAGFETLNATLSSASEPCKDDTSRTLDACYTSEQRDAILKLLNTATPSELAAVKLLRGRKSLNIVDYRTKNGPFKSLESVVNVPLLKHKSAVIVFDSILNPVKKERKVRIQLAKFIRPEVDKSWLEDANTIVSIICGTNKIAWAHVERGMTVLDWQQLECPNFLKGTYMASSYLNDVSAAVSLLPSADFYIIEKSSISVQNTALFPVMAHMRTVEAMLFALLEPKNSAPESNIPPRVLNMMRTAVGRHFGLMVGECRTSGAKTVRQLMTESVTQKLPRINFPQDLLFKYRNSFQMGNRRGGEELCDALLQAVAFYELLSESYS; encoded by the exons ATGTGGGTCGCCAGACGATTTTTGTCATCGGTCGCTCAGAGAC GTCATTATGCAGGACAGTTTGGTTTATTCCGTAGCCCTAAGCACGGCTCCCTCCCCGAGCTGGAGCTGCGGTATCTCCAGTGCACATGCTGCTGGAGAAGCCGGGTTCCCGTGGCCGGCTTTGAGACCCTGAACGCCACCCTGTCCTCAGCTTCCGAGCCCTGCAAGGATGACACCAGCAGAACTTTGGACGCTTGTTACACCTCCGAGCAACGAGACGCAATCCTCAAGCTGCTCAACACCGCAACCCCGTCAGAGCTGGCCGCCGTCAAGCTCCTCAGAGGCCGCAAATCGCTCAACATTGTGGACTACAGGACTAAAAACGGACCCTTTAAAAGTCTGGAAAGCGTGGTGAATGTACCGCTACTTAAGCACAAAAGTGCTGTCATAGTTTTCGACTCCATCCTCAACCCGGttaagaaggagaggaaagtgaGGATACAGCTGGCCAAGTTTATCAGGCCAGAGGTAGACAAGTCCTGGTTGGAG GATGCCAATACCATAGTGTCAATAATATGTGGGACTAATAAAATCGCCTGGGCACATGTGGAACGTGGGATGACCGTATTGGATTGGCAACAGCTGGAATGTCCTAACTTCTTGAAGGGAACATATATGGCTTCTTCTTACTTAAATGAT GTTTCTGCGGCCGTGTCACTACTTCCTTCTGCTGACTTCTACATTATAGAGAAATCCTCAATCTCAGTCCAGAATACTGCTCTGTTCCCTGTTATGGCACACATGAGGACGGTGGAGGCAATGCTTTTTGCTCTGCTGGAGCCCAAAAACTCAGCACCAGAGTCCAATATTCCTCCCAG AGTTTTGAACATGATGCGAACTGCTGTGGGACGCCATTTTGGACTAATGGTGGGGGAATGTCGGACCAGCGGGGCAAAGACAGTGCGACAGCTGATGACTGAGTCGGTGACACAGAAGCTTCCCAGGATAAACTTTCCCCAAGATCTGCTGTTCAAGTACAGGAACTCCTTTCAGATGGggaacagaagaggaggagaggaactCTGTGATGCTCTACTTCAGGCTGTAGCTTTTTAcgagctgctcagtgaatctTACAGTTAG
- the atad5b gene encoding ATPase family AAA domain-containing protein 5b, translating into MRNKLKRGRNCKDTPRQSKDQIQTTEVISLVLSESSCYFDKTSPEGGSASLAAKDKNGSNTSAAAGISQRVQPLQEKKKQTCCAKGIKIAPIFLRQSESKRSSNGKLYQPVEKPQKPVPPQRDDLQRVKSQRRLSVSTVSQLTEKEGIILSPWRGRLSPSSLHSCLEEIKTSNPVFPVHTVFSTLQRKASEKLRDFGSTGETEQESVNSLSKAENSLQNHLKEKRKRGEENSEGVSKRLRCSLTAEDAIGVDQCHLLAQGVQESTVVSVKKQPRSRKLSRSHRLRERSGSIAGLVNNCEPNSEWRNDTESDGKPPITFDILHRESSFEDVLWTDKYSPQHSSEVIGNSVSVNKLHSWLKKWKLRADSDERRKMEEKKDEDNSNDSWDCGDFQGEAGAEGDREDPLCNTVLITGPPGVGKTASVYACAQELGFKVFEVNCSSQRSGRHVLSQLKEATQSHLVETSGKDPLKPAYLNNYNTSSCTPKTETLPGKTVHPKNVISTTKRRTAQNFGRSSRRGKANPATVTLANYFKMKAKADHLHFGGLSPSEKLDGEKLGRPSAGCDQTVPQSKKTATSLILFEEVDVIFSDDVGFLAAIKTFMTTTKRPVILTANDPLFRERFNCSLEEIIFKTPTAVNVCSYLQLVCLAENVQLELDDVSSLLTLTCGDIRRCLLQLQLWVHGGGGRASQSGGLLKEPTRVQYSNDAEEVDNLDSSLPPCDTGCTASMLGLHPVTQNQLLNLLKCQRWSETDTNKLLRLLAESWRGGVPLLYTNLELLLPIGTKGTSVHYLDKVTCSGLQSELAPSDTDPHLQQLNQNICPKSVRNNSRLSRKKYIARVFDTTSPSTLTHKPQSTSLSLKGARSRLPSSSDKTEQKSAQVATDCLDALTDFFDLMSYLDATLPAAAKLVSGSCSPESFVWTGADIKDGLLDEMSEEGGRSWSQERLSDIQAAAEGLGFHRCWWRVSEVRTEAQKYSQELEDKERERLVEKLMFPAASKRQSLRFSFQPLCASSVSQRQYKLSRTVLSSKSFSLLGNRQAVSVDYMPVLRSICRFHTAKQLKEESVRCLNYLSNLHLDLSKSTFQLLAEDFS; encoded by the exons ATGCGAAACAAGCTCAAACGGGGCAGAAACTGTAAGGATACACCCCGCCAAAGCAAAGACCAAATACAAACCACCGAGGTAATATCTTTAGTGTTATCGGAGTCGAGCTGCTACTTTGATAAAACATCACCAGAGGGAGGTTCAGCCTCGCTGGctgcaaaagacaaaaatggcTCTaacacctctgctgctgctgggatcTCCCAACGAGTTCAGCCACTGcaggaaaagaagaagcagaCGTGCTGCGcaaaaggcattaaaattgcGCCCATTTTCTTACGGCAGAGCGAGAGTAAAAGGAGCAGTAATGGTAAGCTGTATCAGCCTGTAGAGAAGCCGCAGAAACCAGTTCCTCCTCAGAGGGATGATTTGCAAAGGGTGAAAAGTCAACGTCGGTTAtcagtatctacagtatctcagctgacagagaaagaggggattATTCTGTCTCCCTGGAGAGGACGGTTGTCACCCTCATCTCTGCACAGCTGTCTGGAAGAAATCAAAACATCTAATCCAGTATTTCCAGTTCACACAGTGTTCAGCACGCTGCAGAGGAAAGCAAGTGAAAAACTGCGGGATTTTGGATCCACAGGTGAGACTGAGCAAGAGTCTGTTAATAGTCTGTCCAAAGCAGAAAACTCCCTGCAGAACCACCtcaaagagaagaggaaacgAGGAGAAGAAAACTCTGAGGGGGTGTCCAAGCGTCTGAGGTGTAGTCTCACTGCAGAGGATGCCATTGGTGTGGATCAATGTCACCTTTTAGCACAGGGTGTCCAGGAAAGTACAGTCGTCTCTGTGAAGAAGCAGCCTAGGAGCAGAAAGCTGAGTCGCAGTCACAGGTTGAGGGAGCGAAGCGGGAGCATAGCGGGCCTGGTGAACAACTGTGAGCCGAACTCTGAATGGAGAAATGACACAGAATCTGATGGCAAGCCACCCATAACCTTTGATATTCTTCACAGAG AATCCAGTTTTGAGGATGTTCTCTGGACAGACAAGTACAGTCCTCAGCATTCAAGTGAAGTCATCGGCAACTCTGTCTCAGTGAACAAACTTCACAG TTGGTTGAAGAAATGGAAACTACGAGCTGACTCTGAcgagaggagaaaaatggaggaaaagaaagatgaagataACAGCAATG ACTCGTGGGACTGTGGAGACTTCCAAGGTGAGGCTGGGGCAGAGGGCGACAGAGAGGATCCGCTATGTAACACCGTGCTGATAACAGGACCTCCAGGTGTGGGGAAGACTGCCTCAGTGTATGCCTGCGCTCAGGAGCTTGGCTTCAAG GTGTTTGAGGTGAACTGCTCCTCACAGCGCAGTGGCCGCCACGTTCTGTCCCAGCTCAAGGAGGCTACCCAGTCCCACCTAGTGGAGACGTCGGGCAAGGACCCACTGAAACCAGCTTACCTCAACAACTACAATACCAGCAGCTGCACTcctaaaactgagactttaCCTG gaaaaacagtgcatcctaaaaatgtcatctcTACCACAAAGAGGAGGACAGCACAGAACTTTGGCCGCTCTAGTCGCAGAGGAAAAGCTAATCCAGCCACAGTCACTTTGGCCAACTACTTTAAGATGAAGGCCAAAGCAGATCACTTACACTTTGGTGGCCTGTCGCCATCTGAGAAACTAGACGGGGAGAAATTGGGCAGACCATCAGCAGGCTGTGATCAAACAGTGCCACAGAGTAAAAAGACAGCCACATCACTCATTCTGTTTGAAGAG GTTGATGTCATATTCAGCGATGATGTTGGTTTCCTCGCAGCCATCAAAACTTTCATGACAACCACTAAAAGGCCAGTCATTCTGACCGCCAATG ATCCTTTATTCAGAGAGAGATTCAACTGCAGCTTGGAggaaatcattttcaaaacCCCAACAGCG GTGAATGTCTGTAGCTACCTGCAGCTGGTGTGTTTGGCTGAGAATGTGCAACTGGAGTTGGATGATGTTAGCAGCCTCCTCACACTCACCTGTGGAGACATCAGGcgctgtctgctgcagctgcagctctgggtGCACGGTGGTGGAGGAAGGGCATCTCAGAGTGGAGGCTTGCTTAAGGAGCCTACTCGTGTACAGT ACTCAAATGATGCTGAAGAGGTAGACAATTTAGACTCCAGTCTTCCTCCATGTGACACAGGCTGCACTGCCAGCATGCTCGGTCTCCATCCTGTCACCCAAAACCAACTGTTGAACCTTTTAAAG TGTCAGCGCTGGTCTGAAACAGACACGAACAAGCTCCTGAGGCTCCTAGCTgagagctggagaggagggGTTCCTCTTCTCTACACCAACCTGGAGCTCCTTCTACCTATCGGCACCAAGGGAACTTCAGTCCACTACCTGGACAAGGTGACTTGTTCTGGGCTGCAGAGTGAGCTGGCACCCTCTGACACTGATcctcacctccagcagctcaatCAAAATATCTGTCCCAAATCTGTTAGGAATAACTCCAGGCTTAGTAGAAAGAAATATATTGCAAGAGTGTTTGACACTACATCACCTTCCACTTTAACTCACAAACCTCAAAGCACTTCATTGTCATTAAAGGGGGCTCGTTCAAGACTCCCCAGTTCAAGTGACAAGACTGAACAAAAATCAGCCCAAGTGGCAACTGACTGTTTAGATGCCCTGACTGACTTCTTTGACCTCATGTCGTACCTTGATGCCACTCTGCCAGCTGCTGCAAAGCTTGTTTCAGGCTCATGCAGCCCTGAGTCGTTTGTCTGGACAGGGGCAGATATAAAGGACGGCTTGTTGGATGAGATGAGTGAGGAGGGGGGCaggagctggagccaggagaggcTGTCGGATAttcaggctgctgctgaaggcTTGGGCTTTCACAGATGCTGGTGGCGGGTGTCTGAGGTGAGGACTGAAGCCCAAAAATACAGCCAGGAACTGGAGGACAAAGAGCGGGAGAGGCTGGTGGAGAAACTGATGTTCCCCGCTGCTTCCAAAAGACAGAGCCTCAGATTTAGTTTTCAACCTCTGTGTGCATCAAG TGTGTCCCAAAGACAGTACAAGCTGAGCAGGACGGTGCTCAGCAGTAAATCCTTCAGCCTGCTGGGAAACAGACAAGCTGTCAGTGTTGACTACATGCCGGTTCTCCGCTCCATCTGTCGCTTTCATACAGCAAAGCAACTGAAAGAGGAGTCAGTCAG GTGTCTGAACTACCTCAGCAACTTACACCTGGACCTATCAAAGTCAACTTTTCAACTCCTGGCAGAAGATTTCTCTTAG
- the suz12b gene encoding polycomb protein suz12-B isoform X2, whose amino-acid sequence MPSARSSGHIMSGASCKANGAVYPASSAMMNSVKKPKMEQIQADRELFLQAFEKPTQIYRFLRTRNLIAPIFLHRTLTFMSHRNGRTNARRKTFKVDDMLQTVERMKGEQDSPSLSSHLQLTFTGFFHKDEKPSQISENEQNSVSLEVLLVKVCHKKRKDVSCPVKQVPTGKKQVPLNPDSNQTKPGSYPSLLVSSNEFEPSNSHMVKSYSLLFRVSRIGRRDTNGLVNGEANENIDVTDTPSRKKRSSSHREEGETTETYVAQMTVFDKNRRLQLLDGEYEVSMQGMEDSPVSKKQATWETILDGKRLPPFETFSQGPTLQFTLRWTGDASGKSTAPVAKPLATRNSDSSSPMETRTSNHRAALMMKESVSTDIQTRKEQVPCEPRQKLRIFYQFLYNNNTRQQTEARDDLHCPWCTLNCSKLYSLLKHLKLSHSRFIFSYVPDPKGARIDVSINECYDGSYVGNPQDIHSQPGFAFSRNGPVKRTAVTHILVCRPKRTKPSLSEFLESEDGELEQQRTYVSGHNRLYFHSDSCMPLRPQEMDVDSEDERDPEWLREKTATQLDEFTDVNEGEKEVMKLWNLHVMKHGFIADNQMNQAIMLFVENRGAHIIRRNLCRNFLLHLVSMHDFNLVSTATIDRAMARLRQIQEELPDTEEEQQDQTLVPAGACNGNAITSSGGKQGKRTKSALTD is encoded by the exons ATGCCATCAGCCAGG AGCTCAGGTCATATTATGAGTGGGGCGAGTTGCAAAGCTAACGGCGCTGTGTACCCTGCCTCATCAGCAATGATGAACTCTGTGAAGAAGCCGAAGATGGAGCAGATTCAGGCCGACCGTGAGCTGTTCCTACAGGCCTTTGAAA AACCCACTCAGATATACCGATTTCTTCGCACAAGGAACTTGATTGCA cCCATATTTTTGCACAGGACGCTCACCTTCATGTCACACAGAAACGGTCGAACAAATGCCAGGAG aaaaacattcaaagtgGACGATATGTTGCAGACAGTTGAGAGGATGAAGGGAGAGCAGGATTCTCCAAG CTTGTCTTCACATCTACAGTTAACCTTCACTGGGTTCTTCCATAAGGATG AAAAGCCATCTCAGatttcagaaaatgaacaaaattcCGTGTCCTTAGAGGTGCTACTTGTCAAAGTCTGCCATAAAAAACGCAAg gaTGTCAGCTGCCCGGTAAAGCAAGTGCCTACAGGTAAAAAGCAGGTGCCTTTGAATCCTGACAGTAACCAAACCAAGCCTGGCTCCTACCCTTCCTTACTGGTTTCCAGCAATGAGTTTGAGCCCAGCAACAGCCACATGGTGAAGTCCTACTCACTCCTGTTCAGGGTGTCGCGTATAGGGAGGAGGGATACTAATGGTCTGGTCAACGGAGAAGCCAACGAAAACATCG ATGTAACGGATACTCCTAGCAGAAAGAAGAGGAGTTCCTCCCATAGAGAGGAGGGCGAGACCACAGAGACATATGTTGCACAGATGACTGTCTTTGATAAGAATAG GAGATTGCAGCTCCTGGATGGGGAGTACGAGGTGTCGATGCAAGGGATGGAGGACAGCCCTGTGAGCAAGAAACAAGCCACATGGGAAACCATTCTTGATGGGAAG AGACTGCCACCATTTGAGACATTTTCTCAGGGACCCACATTGCAGTTCACACTGCGATGGACAGGTGATGCCAGCGGAAAGTCCACTGCCCCTGTCGCAAAACCTCTTGCTACCCGCAACTCGGACAGCTCCAGCCCCATGGAGACCAGGACCAGCAACCACCGAGCTGCCCTCATGA TGAAAGAGTCAGTCAGCACAGACATTCAGACGAGGAAAGAGCAGGTCCCGTGTGAGCCGCGGCAGAAGCTACGTATATTTTATCAG TTCCTGTACAACAATAACACACGGCAGCAGACAGAGGCAAGAGACGATCTTCACTGTCCCTGGTGTACACTCAATTGCAGCAAACTCTACAGCCTGCTTAAACACCTCAAACTCTCCCACTCCCGCTTCATCTTCAGCTATGTG cctgACCCGAAAGGAGCAAGGATAGACGTGTCCATTAATGAGTGCTATGATGGCTCATATGTTGGTAACCCTCAGGACATCCACAGCCAACCAGGCTTTGCTTTCAGCCGCAACGGCCCGGTCAAAAGGACTGCTGTCACCCACATACTGGTTTGCAG GCCTAAGAGGACCAAACCGAGTCTGTCGGAGTTCCTGGAGTCAGAGGATGGAGagttggagcagcagaggaCCTATGTCAGCGGACACAACCGCCTCTACTTCCACAGTGACAGCTGCATGCCCCTGCGGCCCCAGGAGATGGATGTGGACAGCGAGGATGAGAGAGATCCAGAGTGGCTCAGAGAAAAGACTGCCACG cAACTGGATGAGTTCACAGATGTCaatgagggagagaaggaggtgaTGAAGCTGTGGAACCTGCATGTCATGAAGCATGG GTTCATAGCAGACAACCAGATGAATCAGGCCATCATGCTTTTCGTGGAAAACCGTGGTGCTCACATCATCCGCCGCAACCTCTGCCGTAACTTCCTCCTGCATTTAGTCAGCATGCACGACTTCAACCTGGTGAGCACAGCCACCATCGACCGTGCCATGGCCCGTCTGCGGCAGATCCAAGAAGAGCTGCCGgacactgaggaggagcagcaggaccAGACTCTGGTACCAGCAGGAGCCTGCAACGGCAACGCCATCACCTCCAGTGGAGGGAAGCAGGGCAAGAGGACAAAAAGCGCGCTAACAGACTGA
- the suz12b gene encoding polycomb protein suz12-B isoform X1: MPSARSSGHIMSGASCKANGAVYPASSAMMNSVKKPKMEQIQADRELFLQAFEKPTQIYRFLRTRNLIAPIFLHRTLTFMSHRNGRTNARRKTFKVDDMLQTVERMKGEQDSPSLSSHLQLTFTGFFHKDEKPSQISENEQNSVSLEVLLVKVCHKKRKDVSCPVKQVPTGKKQVPLNPDSNQTKPGSYPSLLVSSNEFEPSNSHMVKSYSLLFRVSRIGRRDTNGLVNGEANENIDVTDTPSRKKRSSSHREEGETTETYVAQMTVFDKNRRLQLLDGEYEVSMQGMEDSPVSKKQATWETILDGKRLPPFETFSQGPTLQFTLRWTGDASGKSTAPVAKPLATRNSDSSSPMETRTSNHRAALMTVKESVSTDIQTRKEQVPCEPRQKLRIFYQFLYNNNTRQQTEARDDLHCPWCTLNCSKLYSLLKHLKLSHSRFIFSYVPDPKGARIDVSINECYDGSYVGNPQDIHSQPGFAFSRNGPVKRTAVTHILVCRPKRTKPSLSEFLESEDGELEQQRTYVSGHNRLYFHSDSCMPLRPQEMDVDSEDERDPEWLREKTATQLDEFTDVNEGEKEVMKLWNLHVMKHGFIADNQMNQAIMLFVENRGAHIIRRNLCRNFLLHLVSMHDFNLVSTATIDRAMARLRQIQEELPDTEEEQQDQTLVPAGACNGNAITSSGGKQGKRTKSALTD; encoded by the exons ATGCCATCAGCCAGG AGCTCAGGTCATATTATGAGTGGGGCGAGTTGCAAAGCTAACGGCGCTGTGTACCCTGCCTCATCAGCAATGATGAACTCTGTGAAGAAGCCGAAGATGGAGCAGATTCAGGCCGACCGTGAGCTGTTCCTACAGGCCTTTGAAA AACCCACTCAGATATACCGATTTCTTCGCACAAGGAACTTGATTGCA cCCATATTTTTGCACAGGACGCTCACCTTCATGTCACACAGAAACGGTCGAACAAATGCCAGGAG aaaaacattcaaagtgGACGATATGTTGCAGACAGTTGAGAGGATGAAGGGAGAGCAGGATTCTCCAAG CTTGTCTTCACATCTACAGTTAACCTTCACTGGGTTCTTCCATAAGGATG AAAAGCCATCTCAGatttcagaaaatgaacaaaattcCGTGTCCTTAGAGGTGCTACTTGTCAAAGTCTGCCATAAAAAACGCAAg gaTGTCAGCTGCCCGGTAAAGCAAGTGCCTACAGGTAAAAAGCAGGTGCCTTTGAATCCTGACAGTAACCAAACCAAGCCTGGCTCCTACCCTTCCTTACTGGTTTCCAGCAATGAGTTTGAGCCCAGCAACAGCCACATGGTGAAGTCCTACTCACTCCTGTTCAGGGTGTCGCGTATAGGGAGGAGGGATACTAATGGTCTGGTCAACGGAGAAGCCAACGAAAACATCG ATGTAACGGATACTCCTAGCAGAAAGAAGAGGAGTTCCTCCCATAGAGAGGAGGGCGAGACCACAGAGACATATGTTGCACAGATGACTGTCTTTGATAAGAATAG GAGATTGCAGCTCCTGGATGGGGAGTACGAGGTGTCGATGCAAGGGATGGAGGACAGCCCTGTGAGCAAGAAACAAGCCACATGGGAAACCATTCTTGATGGGAAG AGACTGCCACCATTTGAGACATTTTCTCAGGGACCCACATTGCAGTTCACACTGCGATGGACAGGTGATGCCAGCGGAAAGTCCACTGCCCCTGTCGCAAAACCTCTTGCTACCCGCAACTCGGACAGCTCCAGCCCCATGGAGACCAGGACCAGCAACCACCGAGCTGCCCTCATGA CAGTGAAAGAGTCAGTCAGCACAGACATTCAGACGAGGAAAGAGCAGGTCCCGTGTGAGCCGCGGCAGAAGCTACGTATATTTTATCAG TTCCTGTACAACAATAACACACGGCAGCAGACAGAGGCAAGAGACGATCTTCACTGTCCCTGGTGTACACTCAATTGCAGCAAACTCTACAGCCTGCTTAAACACCTCAAACTCTCCCACTCCCGCTTCATCTTCAGCTATGTG cctgACCCGAAAGGAGCAAGGATAGACGTGTCCATTAATGAGTGCTATGATGGCTCATATGTTGGTAACCCTCAGGACATCCACAGCCAACCAGGCTTTGCTTTCAGCCGCAACGGCCCGGTCAAAAGGACTGCTGTCACCCACATACTGGTTTGCAG GCCTAAGAGGACCAAACCGAGTCTGTCGGAGTTCCTGGAGTCAGAGGATGGAGagttggagcagcagaggaCCTATGTCAGCGGACACAACCGCCTCTACTTCCACAGTGACAGCTGCATGCCCCTGCGGCCCCAGGAGATGGATGTGGACAGCGAGGATGAGAGAGATCCAGAGTGGCTCAGAGAAAAGACTGCCACG cAACTGGATGAGTTCACAGATGTCaatgagggagagaaggaggtgaTGAAGCTGTGGAACCTGCATGTCATGAAGCATGG GTTCATAGCAGACAACCAGATGAATCAGGCCATCATGCTTTTCGTGGAAAACCGTGGTGCTCACATCATCCGCCGCAACCTCTGCCGTAACTTCCTCCTGCATTTAGTCAGCATGCACGACTTCAACCTGGTGAGCACAGCCACCATCGACCGTGCCATGGCCCGTCTGCGGCAGATCCAAGAAGAGCTGCCGgacactgaggaggagcagcaggaccAGACTCTGGTACCAGCAGGAGCCTGCAACGGCAACGCCATCACCTCCAGTGGAGGGAAGCAGGGCAAGAGGACAAAAAGCGCGCTAACAGACTGA